One part of the Candidatus Thermoplasmatota archaeon genome encodes these proteins:
- a CDS encoding tRNA uridine(34) 5-carboxymethylaminomethyl modification radical SAM/GNAT enzyme Elp3 has protein sequence MPYYEEVIQQILTKKIQTKQDLHSLKLKLCKKYNLKKIPSDSEILAYISDTFLDDDETILSLLRKKSTRTLSGVAVVAVMTSPEHCPHGRCVPCPGGPTHETPQSYTGHEPAALRAINHHFDPYIQARSRLDQLKSIGHPVDKIDLIIMGGTFTARTPWYQEWFVKECYDALNNKHSRSLYRAQKNNEHALSRCIGLTLETRPDWFRMQHADHALRFGATRIELGVQHIDDSILYRIHRGHTVHDIISATRLAKETGFKVCYHIMPGLPGSNSKKDLEAFKKLFTDERFQPDMLKIYPVLVIQGTQLYDQWTKKEYEPLTVEKAAVLIAKMKQFIPPWVRIQRIQRDIPAQLISAGITKSNLRQYVLEELQKHGKTCKCIRCREIGFASLRKKIEITNIRLDTIRTEYSASGGKEFFLSLEDSSHDVIVGYLRLRDVVSSHRLELNRDSCMIIRELKILGRELSLGDRANAAWQHRGLGKRLISEAESICKDEFGRSLLFVLSGVGVKPYYRKLGFADNGPFLCKKL, from the coding sequence ATGCCCTATTATGAAGAAGTCATTCAACAGATTCTTACAAAAAAGATACAGACAAAGCAAGATCTTCATAGTCTCAAACTTAAACTCTGCAAAAAATATAATTTAAAAAAAATACCTTCTGACAGTGAAATTCTTGCTTACATTTCTGACACTTTTTTAGATGATGATGAAACAATACTTTCTCTCCTTCGGAAGAAATCAACACGAACGCTTTCAGGAGTTGCTGTTGTTGCTGTCATGACATCACCGGAGCATTGTCCTCATGGACGATGCGTTCCTTGTCCGGGAGGTCCAACTCATGAAACCCCTCAAAGTTATACAGGTCATGAACCAGCTGCACTCCGTGCAATCAATCATCATTTTGATCCGTACATTCAAGCACGAAGTCGATTAGATCAACTCAAAAGTATTGGTCACCCAGTTGATAAAATTGATTTGATTATTATGGGTGGTACTTTTACAGCTAGAACTCCTTGGTACCAAGAATGGTTCGTGAAAGAATGTTATGATGCTTTGAATAATAAACATTCCCGGTCGTTGTATCGGGCTCAAAAAAATAATGAACATGCGTTATCACGCTGCATTGGGTTAACACTAGAAACGCGACCTGACTGGTTTCGGATGCAACATGCTGATCATGCGCTTCGTTTTGGTGCAACACGAATTGAACTTGGAGTCCAACATATTGACGATTCAATTTTATATAGAATTCATCGAGGTCATACAGTGCATGATATCATTAGTGCCACTCGACTTGCAAAAGAAACAGGATTTAAAGTATGCTACCATATCATGCCTGGTTTACCTGGTTCAAATTCAAAAAAAGATCTTGAAGCGTTTAAAAAACTTTTTACAGATGAAAGATTTCAGCCAGATATGTTAAAAATTTATCCTGTTCTCGTTATTCAAGGGACACAGCTGTACGATCAATGGACAAAAAAGGAATACGAACCATTAACCGTGGAAAAAGCTGCGGTACTTATTGCGAAGATGAAGCAGTTTATTCCTCCCTGGGTTCGGATACAACGTATTCAACGAGATATTCCTGCACAACTTATTTCTGCAGGTATTACGAAAAGTAATCTACGGCAGTATGTTTTAGAAGAATTACAAAAACATGGTAAAACCTGTAAATGCATTCGGTGTCGTGAGATTGGTTTTGCTTCATTGCGTAAAAAAATTGAGATTACAAATATACGATTGGATACCATTCGAACTGAATATTCTGCAAGTGGCGGAAAAGAATTTTTTCTTTCTCTTGAAGATAGTTCTCACGATGTCATTGTTGGTTATTTACGATTGCGAGATGTTGTTTCCTCCCATCGATTAGAGCTCAATCGTGATTCATGTATGATTATTAGAGAGTTAAAAATACTTGGACGAGAATTGTCACTTGGTGATCGAGCAAATGCTGCATGGCAGCATAGAGGATTGGGGAAAAGACTGATATCTGAGGCAGAATCTATTTGTAAGGATGAATTTGGCAGATCTCTTTTATTTGTTTTAAGTGGTGTTGGAGTAAAGCCGTATTACCGAAAACTTGGGTTTGCTGATAACGGTCCTTTTTTGTGTAAAAAACTTTAA
- a CDS encoding translation initiation factor IF-2 subunit beta, giving the protein MDYLSLLKRVQSIASTKTVDDERLKIPKADIFYEGNTTVIKNFDKIIDIINRDADHLLKFLLGNVGTAGELDGGRVIFQGKIPVKTIQDKINEYIDMFVICSECNRPDTHLLKKGRTLMIRCDACGAFRSIGSLKKKKITTTSQEPIKEGMVYELTIKDIGKRGDGVAFLEKYIIYVPGAIKGSTVKVKIEKISGTMAFGQIVQ; this is encoded by the coding sequence ATGGATTATCTTTCGTTACTGAAACGTGTTCAAAGTATTGCTTCAACAAAAACTGTTGACGATGAGCGGCTAAAAATTCCCAAAGCTGATATTTTTTATGAAGGAAATACAACGGTTATAAAAAATTTCGATAAGATTATCGATATCATCAATCGAGATGCAGATCATCTTTTGAAATTCTTGCTAGGGAATGTTGGTACTGCTGGAGAACTAGATGGAGGACGAGTGATATTCCAAGGAAAAATTCCCGTAAAGACAATTCAGGATAAAATCAATGAATATATCGATATGTTCGTCATCTGTTCTGAATGTAACCGACCCGACACCCATCTTCTTAAAAAAGGACGTACGCTCATGATTCGATGTGATGCATGTGGCGCATTCCGTTCAATTGGTTCATTAAAAAAGAAAAAGATAACGACAACATCGCAGGAGCCCATCAAAGAAGGAATGGTCTATGAGTTAACAATTAAAGATATTGGGAAACGCGGTGATGGTGTTGCATTTCTTGAAAAATATATCATCTATGTTCCAGGGGCGATTAAGGGTTCTACTGTAAAAGTTAAAATCGAAAAAATTTCCGGAACCATGGCATTTGGTCAGATTGTTCAATAA
- a CDS encoding ribbon-helix-helix domain-containing protein, which translates to MDNDRITIRLPQIYLRQIDLFIRAGEFTTRSEVVRHAVNEFLSNYAQRVLDKAEKIKKVQELEAAVEAIEPYIKK; encoded by the coding sequence ATGGACAACGACCGCATCACAATCCGACTGCCACAAATCTACCTGCGACAAATTGATCTTTTTATCCGTGCAGGGGAATTTACCACTCGATCAGAGGTAGTCAGACATGCGGTTAACGAATTCCTGTCAAATTATGCACAACGTGTTCTTGACAAAGCTGAGAAAATTAAAAAGGTTCAAGAGTTAGAGGCTGCGGTCGAAGCCATCGAACCTTACATAAAAAAATAA